The Muntiacus reevesi chromosome 5, mMunRee1.1, whole genome shotgun sequence genome segment GCATTAACTTTATCAAacctttgctatttaaaaaaagaactttgaaaaGCATAAGGTGAAATGAAGAATGAATATTCAGCTTTACTGACATCCTCAAAAAATTGCATGTCatcattgctattttttaaaaacttgaatgaGTGTAGCATCTCCCTTCCAATTCTTAATAGGTGACAGCTTACCTTAGCATTTTTGCCTGAATTTTTTCCTACTTACTTGTTTCTTCATAAGtgatccttccctggtggctgaacaatgcaagagactctggttcagtccctgggttggaaagctgccctggagaaagaaatggcaacccgctccagtattcttgcttgaaaaattccatggacagaggagtctggtgggtcacagagtcagatatgacttggtgactgcaaacaaacaacaaaaaacagcaaaacaaGTGATCCTTCatgacaaaaatattaatatgtagcCAAACTTTGTAGACTTTCATTAACATTCTTCAGAAGTACCATGAAGCCTTCTTGATGGCTTGCTCTTTATTCTCCAATCAAGGTTGGAGCTGAGGGTTTGAAAGCCTTAGTGAAGCAGGTGGATTTTACAGGACTCCTTGGGGGCTCTGATCACCCCATGGCAGAAACCGGCCAAGAGAACTATCTGGGCCCAGTATCACTCACCAGCCCCCACACTCACCTCTCCCACACCTGACACAAACTTACCATGCATCTTCTATGCTACCAAACTGAAAATGTTGCTATCAACTTCTTCAAAGAATATTGTAAAACTGACTTGTTTCTGATAATTGTATCTAAATCTTAGAGCCCAGATAAGAGGTGATGGTATCATATTTGCTTtaggtgtgtgtgagtgagtcactcagtcatgtccaactgtttgtcaACACTATGGATattagcccaccagtctcctctgtccatgggattccccaggcaagaatagtggagtggttgccattcccttctccaggggatcttcctgacccagggatcaaacctcgggcttctgcattgcaggcagattctttactgtctgaaccaccaggtcgGAAGAACATAAACAAGTCCATCTTTTAGAAAACCTCTCCTTTACTTTTCCTCTCACTCCAATTTCGCCACCcctatatttaaaagcaaaaggcaaatgaTAGCAGTAGGTAAATAGAGATGAAGAAGAATCACTTCATAAGTGGAAATGTTTTTTCACTGATCCTGTGGCTTAGCTTCACTAAGGCTTTCAAACCCTCAGCTCCAACCTTGATTGGAGAATAAAaagccctctctctctttttttttttaattaaaaaaatttttcatttctttactttttggatcatgtaggatcttagttccctgaccaggcattgaacccacaccccttgcagtggaagtacaaagtcttaaccactggactaccaggggagtcccagccCTACCTTCTTATTCAGGGTGGTGAACGTCCAGCAAGgctgtgaaggcaggaggagtcaGAGTGAGATCCATGCCTCATGATTTCCTGTTCTGCTGGCTTGCAAACTGGACTGTAGCATTTCCACTTCTCTGTTAAAATACTGCTAATGACAAACCATGTACTCAGTATTTGAAATCTGTCTAGTATTAGCTTCCTGTTGCTGGTGCATGCTCAcgcttaagtcactcagtcatgtcccactctttgcgaacccatgagctgtagcccaccagcctcctctgtccatgggacttcccaggcaacaataccggagtgggttgccatttcctcctccaggggatcttcccaacccaggcatcaggcaaatcttaaccactgagctacctgggaagcccctccctaTCCCTGGTACCTCCCTAAAGACAGAACTGAAACAGGAGCTGTCGCTAATATCGATCATTGCTCTGTGTAGCACCTGAAGATGTCAGATCAACTCTGGATGAGCTGGAAAGAGCGTCTCTTCTGCAGATGCTGCCAGAGATGTCAGGCGCAGAGACAGGAGAGGGTCTCAGGAACGCAGGTAAGATGACTCGTGTTTACAGGCTGTATGATTTCTTTGCTACTGAATTTACTCTCTGAGTGATCACACTCTCCCCTCCTGCATACAgtcttcctctgccatcttctgtctcctttttctCAGCAACTCCTTGTAAGCATCCTTCTCTGCTTGGCCCCTCAGcatatttgttctctgtatgaatttggcggggggtgggggggggacagggggagggaagaagagcATTATCCCAGTTTTCAATAAGTACAATTTACAATGCTGTCTTCCCACTTAAGTGAGTTAATCTATCTGTATCTCAGTTTCTTAAACCAGTACACAGGAatgattaaagaaacaaaattcccATCTCATGGGGTTATTGAGATGATTCAAtgaggaaaaagtaaaatgttcAGCACAGTCAAACACAAAATAACCCATAAATGTCAGCTTTTACTGTTTTCTCAGTGACAGCATTCGTCTTAGCACAGTTACAAATGCTCAGAACATTCTGGAGTCTTTCTAATAGACTTGGTTTTGTAGAAAGAAATTCATTTGTAATAAAGCATTGTTGATAAACTACTGAACTGCTGAGGAAAATTCGGTGCCCTTTGTGAACTCTGAAGGCTAGAAAAGAGCCAAGTGCTTGCCTATCTTCCTTCAAATAAATATCACTGCGGTGTGAAGAAAGGAGAACCAGAAACTAGACATGATTTAGTAATATTctattttgtgtgttttaaataagacaaggataaaatggaaataatagatcTGATGATGAATggtttcaaaatactttttttcagaTCCCATTACCAACGTTTTTCACCCAAGAGGAAACATGAGAAAGGTAAGTATGTCCTGTATGAGAGTTAGGTTAGAGAAGGTGAACATTTCTATGCCTTGACTTTAGAGGAGCCTCAATACGAACCAGTCGAACCTTCTCAGTACAAATCTTAAATAGTTGGACATCCAGTATTATTTCAAAGCATTACTTTTTTCCAAATTTTGATCCATATAAAATGTGGATACAACAAGAGCTTACCTAGCATTCATCTGGGATAAATGTTCATAGCAAGTTTAAGAGAGTCAAAAAAAAGGCCTTGCCCTCAAGTCTGTCATCCACTTGTGCTGTGTCATTGATTATCTTCACTGGGTCCAAGGACCAGCAGTACTCGTATCACATGGAAGTTTGTGAGAAATGCAgactcaccccaccccccagaacCTACTGAATCAAAATCTGCATCTTAAATGGACTCCCCCACGTGGTTTGTATGCACAGTaaagtttgaaaagcactgtCATATAATATCTAAATGGAAGAAAGACATGGTCAAAACACTGAGAGGGAATATGTGTGGTAAAGGAGAATATGAAGGAGAAAATTTTGGGTGTAGAAGACAGACTACAGTAGGACAtgattaatgaaaatattaaatggttAGAAATGGTGCACAATTAATGGAGGACCTTAACCGCTAAAAGAGAAATCTGTTTTGATCATTATCAACCCCTCAAACTAAACTGAGCTCAGTCATTTCTAACTCtggaatcccatgaactgtagctcgccaggcttatctgtccatgggatttcccaggcaagaatactggagtggggtaccatttccttttccagggattcttcctgacctaaggatcaaacctgcatcactTGGGTTTCCTGTACTGGCAAGTGAATTTTTAACCACTAGCCCCACCTAGAAAGCCCCAAGCTAAATTAGTGTTTCCTAAAGGATTTTCTGTAAGATCTTTTGAATTTTCCTATAGCtcttttggtaaagaatctgcctgcagtacaggagacctgggtttgattcctgggtcaggaagattccttggagatgaaaatggcaacccacttcagtattcttgcctggagaatccaatgggtagaggagcctggcaggttacagtctatggggtcgcaagagtcagacacaacttagcaactaaaccaccaaaggATTTTCTGTGAATATCAATCCCATAGAGCCAGCCTACAGGGCTGCCCTGCATTCTAACTCCTCTCCTGTCCTGGCAATTCTTTGTGTACAAAGCTTCCAGGAAATGAGATaagcatatttaattttaatcaagAATTTCCCAATTATTTTGACCAGAAACATCTTCTTCTGGTGTAGTGCCCACTAACCTCCTTGTAAAAATATACCCTGAAAGCCCTCAGTTCTAAAGATGGCATACAGTGCCTGAGGTTCCCAGGTGGGGTAGACCACACAGAAGGGGAGGGTGTGGCTTCTATTATATTAAAACTTATCATTCAGATATTTACATTCTTCTGAATAGAAAGATTATGGTGAAAGGCTCTAAGATCATAAAGGTAATTAGTAGAGATGCTTATAAAATTCTagagtaaaaagaaaactaaaggtccATGATTAAAGTTAATTTCAAGACAAATAAAAGACCTGATTTACACAGAAGACATTAAATGTGCAGAGCATGTTACTGAGAGATGAAATAGAAACAGGTCAATGAAGGTTTAGGAAAATTCAAGGCAATCACAAGGCTAAATACACTGGATGGACCACAGGTCGGGCACAAGGAGACCTTTCAGAGTCTACATACAGGGTGCTAACTGCAACTCTATCCCATGAAACGGCAAGAAAACCCTTTTAAAGGTCCTGTTCCTGAGTAaggttcttgtgtgtgtgtgtgtgtgtgtgtgtgtgtgtgtgtgtgtactactCAATTAACTGATAACCTACTTTTTTAATTTCAGGCCTTCTCTGGGCAAGATCCTAAGCTTTTCCTGAGTGACCTTTTGTCCAGAATCAGGAAGCAATCTAAGAAACGTGGACCTTCCTCTGAATGCTTCTGGAAATACTGTGTCTGAAGCAAAATGACCATCTACTAGTCACCTCCAAGACGACCACctgagaaaatgtaaaataaaaatgcttgatTTGAAAGCAGTATAGATGAAAAACTAGGCAAGCTAAATGCTGTTCattattatttggaaaataaatcctCTATGTTTTGCAGATATTATGAgtgattattttacttaaaaacatatcctgaaaaacaaacaaacaaaaaaagtaccCTGAAAatctgtactttttcttttttaaaataattttcttcatttttggctgttctggatcTCCGTTGccgtgcaggcttttctctagttgacgtgagcggggctcctctctagttgtgtgcACAGGCTtgtcattgtggcggcttctcctgttgcagagcgagGACtcggggcacacaggcttcagttgcggctcccgggctccagagcacaagtTCAGTGGTTGCGGCTCACAGCCTTAGCTTCTCCGCGGTatgagggatcttcctggatcagggatcagccccatgtcccctgcatgggcaggtggattctttaccaccgagccaccagggaagcccctatatttttttctttctatcaaTTAATCCTTAAAGAATTATCCAAAAGTTTAAACGATTAAATGAACAGAAGCAAATACTAAGAAGAAAAAGTCATAACTgcaaattttacttaaaatagtAAAACTGCAAATCACTTAAACTACATTATCTTAGCAATGATGTCCTCTCAACCCTTACAAATAACAATGTaagttattactttaaaaaaaatccatatctAAGCTTGGAAAAAGCTCTACAGTGAAGGATGCTGAAGGACAAGGGCTGGAAACCATCTGAATTCTCCTTAGTTTCTGATGAAAAATGTCCACACGCTCAGATCCCCTCTCCTTAGCTGGCCTGAGTATTGAACAGGTGAAAACTTTAATCTCTGAACACTGAAGTCTGTTTGATCTCAGTTGCTGTGAGCTCAAGGATCACAATACTGGAAAAAATACCTTCATAATCTGTTCCTTAGAGAAGAAAGTGGAGGTGGGATTTAAATTGTGGAATGGAAGAAATAGCCTGatttactaaatttttaaaaccatgtgtgtgtgtgcagatacTAACTTATCCTCTTAATACATTACATCCTCTTAATATATTAACGTAGCTCATCTCTGTATAGAGTATGGAGCGTGAGAACTAAATGGCCCATGCCCATGGCAGGAGTGCTTCTCCTCGGAAACTGGGGTTCCCATTCTCTGCTCTGCCAACCACACCCCCAACTCACAAGGAATGAAGGGTCAGGTCTGTGCCAAATAGCCACACAATCGGCACTGATCTTGTCAACAGTCATCCAGTATCTCTTTAGAATGCAGGTCTGATAAATCTTCCCTTTCCTTATTTAAGGCATCGAGAACATATCAGTACAGCAGGTTGTTTTCAACTTGAAGGATGGATGTGTCATCTCAGGACcatgctggctgggaggatgctgCAGCATCGCTTGGTGCTGAAGTCCAACTGAATTCAATCCCCTAACACAGGACTCTAGCACACAGGCTACAAAACGTTTATGATGCCAGGAAGAGGTCAGGGTGGATTTCATCATTGCAGAAGAACCCGAAACCCCTCCTGTTTGTGACAGACACATGGTGACTGCTCTTACTGCCAGGGCTCTGGAGTCAGGTCCCTGTGGCCACACAGCTGTGAGCCCTCAAGCAGGTCATCCAACCCCCACCACCCCGTGTCCTTCTCCATCAAATGTGAGCAGTGACACTACATATTTCATGGGTGGTTGAgaacattaaatgagataattcacaGGGAAGCACCAGAACAGTCCCTGTGGGCAGAGCACACACTCCATCAACACTGAGCTCTCTTCCCTTCCTGGGTTGTTTTTTTGGGACTGGAGGTGCAGGTGGTTTGAGAGGGGTAATGTTTAACGAATCCTGTTGGCTTCAGGATCCCGATTCATATTTTAATTCTGAGACTGTTGCTGCCGGCTTCCACAGTCAGATTTTGTGAAACACAGATTCACGCTACAGAATCTGAAAGAGTAACTTTGATAGCTAAATTCTATAAATTAGGCATTAaaatacaattgcactcatttcacaagctagcaaggtaatgctcaaagtcTTTCAAGCCAGGtgtcagtagtatgtgaaccaagaacttccagacgtacaagctggattcagaaaaaatagaggaaccagagatcaaattgccatcactTGTTGGATGGAAGAGGAAGCaaagggattccagaaaaacatctacttctgcttcactgcctatgctaaagcctttgactgtgtggatcacaacaaattgtggaaaattattaGAGATAGGactaccaaaccaccttacctgtctgctgagaatctgtcaaaaagcaacagttagaactggacatggaacaacagactggttcaaaattgggaaaggagaatgtcaaggctgtatattgtcaccctgcttatttaacttatatgcagagtacatcatgagaaatactgggctcaatgaatcacaagctggaaccaaggttgctgggagaaagatcaacAACCCccgacatgcagatgataccactctaatggcagaaagtgaagagaaactaaaaagcctcttgataagaatgaaagaggagagtgaaaaagctggcttaaagctcaacattcaaaaaactaagatcatgtcatttagtctcatcacttcatggcaaatagaagggggaaaagtggaagcagtgagggattttcttttattgggctccaaaacactgcggacagtgactacagccatgaaattaagatacgtgctccttggaaggaaagctatgacaaaccttgatagtgtattaaaaagcagagacatcactttgctgccaAAGTTCATGTAGTGAAAGCTAtggctttccagtagtcacgtatggatgtgagagttggaccatcaagaagactgagtgccaaagaatccatgtttttgaactgtggtgctggagaagactcttgagagtcccttggacagcaaggagatcaaaccagtcaaccctaaaggaaatcaaccctgaatattcattggaaagactgatgctgaagatgaagcgccagtactttagctacctgatgcaaacagccgactcactgatgcaaacagccgactcactggaaaagaccctgatgctgcgaaagattgacagcaggaagggaagtgggtgacagaggatgagatggttggatggcatcactgacttgatggacatgagtttgagcaaactccaggagatagtgaaagccCAGTTCTTAAGGGAGGACTGAGTGCCATGTTGTCATTGAGAAGGAGCTTGGACGCAGTGATGACACAGACATGGGTGCAGAACGACCCTAACGTGAGCACCCTGCAGTGTGTCTCAATCTCAGGAACTACTTCTCAGTGATAAATACTTCTCAATGATATAAGTGATTTATATATTCAGGGTAAAGGTTTATTCATGCAGTGCAAAAAATTTCTCAAGTTTTACATTTACACcgtttattgtttttgtttaaaaaggatacctgattaaaatattaataaccatTAAAAACAGGGAAAtccacacaaagataaacttagCTGATACAAAATTTCCATTTGGATTAAATTTACCTTTTGAGTTATGATGAAGTTGCACTTAATTGTAAAATGATTCCATTCACACAGCAT includes the following:
- the UTS2 gene encoding urotensin-2 encodes the protein MYKLVSCCLLFIGCLNPLLSLPVLDSRQESLQLLAPEDVRSTLDELERASLLQMLPEMSGAETGEGLRNADPITNVFHPRGNMRKFQAFSGQDPKLFLSDLLSRIRKQSKKRGPSSECFWKYCV